A window from Pseudomonas sp. Tri1 encodes these proteins:
- a CDS encoding GntR family transcriptional regulator — protein sequence MKVLPSKSSDVALLAPERKQVAWQAVQALLEMLERPEFGPTERIPAERDLAEHLGISRMTLRKALQTLIDRGVLERRGNRGTFVTAPGVERPLNTVARKGIAEVVEQSGARPGSKLLYFEQTQASARVAKLLKIQEGDTLLTIRRLRTVDQKPFCIETSYIPAARAPELVAGDLVEGASLYALLLSRYQIEMESDEGTLSIATMNDQEARLLDVEPGTAALVYRGVIFDRQGQPVEYLVSINHPQRVVFKLADSRVNSFHTDL from the coding sequence TGGCGCTCCTGGCGCCTGAACGCAAGCAGGTAGCCTGGCAGGCCGTCCAGGCGTTGCTGGAAATGCTGGAGCGTCCGGAGTTCGGGCCGACTGAGCGGATTCCGGCGGAACGGGACCTGGCCGAGCACTTGGGCATCAGCCGGATGACGCTGCGAAAGGCCCTGCAAACGTTGATCGACCGTGGGGTCCTGGAGCGCCGGGGCAACCGTGGCACCTTTGTGACCGCGCCAGGCGTCGAGCGGCCCCTCAATACCGTGGCCCGCAAAGGCATCGCCGAAGTGGTGGAGCAATCAGGGGCCCGGCCTGGCAGTAAATTGCTCTACTTCGAACAAACCCAGGCCAGTGCCCGCGTGGCGAAACTGCTGAAGATCCAGGAAGGCGACACGCTGCTGACCATCAGGCGCCTGCGCACTGTGGATCAAAAGCCATTCTGCATCGAGACCAGCTACATCCCGGCCGCCCGTGCTCCGGAACTGGTGGCGGGGGACCTGGTCGAGGGGGCTTCGTTGTATGCGTTGTTGTTATCGCGCTACCAGATCGAAATGGAAAGCGACGAGGGCACGCTGAGCATCGCCACGATGAACGACCAGGAAGCGCGCTTGCTCGATGTCGAGCCCGGGACGGCCGCGCTGGTCTACCGGGGTGTGATCTTCGACCGTCAAGGGCAGCCGGTGGAATACCTGGTCTCGATCAACCATCCCCAGCGCGTGGTATTCAAACTGGCGGACAGTCGGGTCAATAGTTTCCATACGGATCTTTAG